In a genomic window of Drosophila takahashii strain IR98-3 E-12201 chromosome 3L, DtakHiC1v2, whole genome shotgun sequence:
- the LOC108060784 gene encoding uncharacterized protein, which translates to MDHQHQLCLSWSHHQSTLAGVFENLLENESLADCTVAAEGKYHKAHKLVLSAFSPYFAALLQEQYDKHPIFMLKDIKYQELRALMIYMYRGEVHIPQSQLADLLKAAESLQIKGLQQDSNQEDNPIERTPGKRKGSFGDGERRSLRPQKVSRLSRNDGPVIENVELPSPGLQMDSKSEMGSEDFENEMPIQLNKFHDELIDQNIRPQKIPEMDPFIDLPETSKGVADEIRRLSDAIRRVEKIVKDTNPKILAGVSKLLDNNDSWPANPHLPVESFEELESLEEKVQNNLNFYIPIFKGLLVPGGVAMNLQRIIDEKILFEMNFSGKQNKKGLRKYNNLIHALYQAVKRDNYSQIEFQTDIRSSFSKIKNKIYKNKYEARNRAMKNFPLDDSEQS; encoded by the exons ATGGATCATCAGCATCAGCTCTGCCTGAGTTGGAGCCACCACCAGTCGACATTGGCCGGGGTGTTTGAAAATCTGCTGGAGAACGAATCGTTGGCCGATTGCACAGTCGCCGCCGAGGGAAAGTATCACAAGGCCCACAAACTGGTGCTGTCGGCCTTTAGTCCCTACTTTGCG GCCCTGCTGCAGGAACAGTACGACAAGCACCCCATCTTTATGTTGAAGGACATCAAGTACCAGGAGCTGCGCGCCCTGATGATCTACATGTACCGCGGGGAGGTGCACATTCCCCAGAGCCAGCTGGCCGATCTCCTCAAAGCCGCCGAATCGCTGCAGATCAAGGGGCTCCAGCAGGATAGTAACCAGGAGGATAACCCGATAGAACGTACACCCGGCAAGCGAAAAGGTTCGTTCGGCGATGGGGAGCGTCGCTCACTTCGCCCCCAAAAAGTCAGCCGTCTCTCGAGAAATG ATGGTCCCGTCATTGAAAATGTAGAACTACCGAGCCCCGGCTTGCAAATGGATTCCAAGTCCGAGATGGGCAGTGAAGACTTTGAAAATGAAATGCCCATCCAGCTGAACAAATTCCATGATGAACTCATTGACCAAAATATTCGGCCACAGAAAATTCCCGAAATGGATCCATTCATCGATTTACCCGAAACTTCCAAAGGTGTGGCTGACGAAATCAGGCGACTGAGCGACGCTATTCGGAGAGTTGAGAAAATTGTGAAAGACACGAATCCCAAGATTTTAGCGGGAGTCTCTAAATTGCTTGATAACAATGACAGCTGGCCGGCCAATCCACATTTGCCTGTTGAATCCTTCGAAGAATTGGAAAGCTTGGAAGAGAAAGttcaaaacaatttgaatTTCTATATTCCCATTTTCAAGGGATTGCTAGTCCCTGGCGGAGTTGCAATGAACCTACAAAGAATAATCGatgaaaaaatacttttcgaaatgaatttttctggaaaacaaaacaaaaagggccTGAGGAAATACAACAACTTGATACACGCCCTGTACCAAGCCGTGAAAAGGGACAACTATTCGCAAATAGAATTTCAAACGGACATCCGTAGTTCTTTctctaaaatcaagaataaaatatataagaatAAATATGAAGCCAGGAATAGGGCCATGAAAAACTTTCCCTTAGACGACTCGGAACAAAGTTAA
- the LOC138912919 gene encoding fibrinogen-like protein 1: MKPDNLNNLSQNPRGSVEGSTTENNSPSSDSDVEDFSCVASEQKRIVQGLRKTIRKNNTKINDLVAKLTIAEIHLASEKEKSIFKDELIKSLHMSIDLVNQSKDLSAKQLQAQVLELKNALELSKGHSIKVEDEKTSVPIDFKDQHKKEIEELNTKIAKLECTVQEKDAKIFELNEKVMKYADNLKEKEEQKITSDEANEPVYLNCTKVPLIKFVNVDNGKTFAAAFESIPSAGSDWMVIQRRVDGSVSFDRYRVCYEVGFGDLGTEFWIGLHRLHRVTTSRRYELYIELVDFDGAKAFARYDHFVVGSATENYKLKSVGEYSGNAGNALADCVNCSFRDKWWDNYICNLNGTYYKFKNIGTNCDLIFWGLWNMGQQHSLKSCKMLIRPKP, translated from the exons ATGAAACCCGACAACTTAAATAATCTCTCGCAGAACCCTCGAGGATCTGTGGAAGGCTCAACCACTGAAAACAATTCG CCCAGCAGCGATTCGGATGTTGAAGATTTCAGCTGTGTGGCAAGCGAACAAAAAAGGATCGTACAAGGACTAAGGAAGACCATTAGAAAGAATAACACAAAGATAAATGATCTGGTTGCCAAGTTGACCATTGCGGAAATTCATTTAGCAAGtgaaaaggaaaagtcaatttttaagGACGAGTTAATAAAGTCCTTGCACATGTCGATTGATTTAGTTAATCAAAGCAAAGACTTAAGCGCAAAGCAATTGCAAGCCCAAGTTTTGGAATTGAAAAATGCACTCGAATTGAGCAAGGGTCATTCTATAAAAGTTGAAGATGAAAAAACATCAGTCCCTATAGACTTTAAGGATCAGCATAAGAAAGAGATTGAAGaattgaataccaaaattgcTAAGCTTGAATGTACAGTACAAGAAAAGGACgctaaaatttttgaattgaATGAGAAGGTCATGAAATATGCAGACAATCTGAAGGAGAAGGAAGAGCAGAAAATTACATCAGATGAAGCAAATGAACCTGTATACCTCAACTGCACAAAAGtccctttaattaaatttgtaaatgttGATAATGGAAAAACGTTCGCAGCTGCTTTTGAGAGTATTCCTTCAGCCGGTTCTGATTGGATGGTCATTCAGCGTCGTGTCGATGGAAGTGTCTCTTTTGACCGATATCGAGTTTGTTATGAAGTTGGATTTGGTGATCTTGGCACGGAATTCTGGATAGGCCTTCATAGATTGCATAGGGTAACAACAAGTCGTAGATATGAATTGTATATTGAACTTGTCGATTTTGACGGCGCTAAAGCTTTTGCAAGATATGATCACTTTGTTGTCGGAAGCGCAACGGAAAACTATAAGTTGAAGTCCGTTGGCGAATATTCAGGAAATGCTGGGAATGCTTTAGCGGACTGTGTTAATTGTTCTTTCCGTGATAAATGGTGGGACAATTATATATG CAATTTAAACGGAACAtactacaaatttaaaaatattggtaCGAACTGCGACTTAATTTTTTGGGGCCTCTGGAATATGGGCCAACAACATTCTCTCAAATCGTGTAAAATGCTAATCAGGCCAAAGCCGTAA
- the LOC108060808 gene encoding fibrinogen-like protein 1, which translates to MKPDNMNNLSKERSSQNSSTENNSHSSDSEMEFVGTSAQGLRKTREKHNQKISDLERKLAEVEINFKAQKEKVNLLENSIKDKDNFIKTLQTTIDLVNQTKEFSIQKMQTQIDDLQSALHLSRSNCFIGETSGSEDSNEQHRKKIDELNAEIAKLKKKNNAVDTTQKYESNLREKEEQIARLEFKIDESKLKIMKLENKVLEKDDKLMKMEKQLAQFSSNTEDTSESPHVFLNSSKIPSMKLVTLPDFEPFGAVFEDIPSAGTGWMVIQRRIDGSFDSEIGNKIEKGCGDLDGEFWLGLEKIHRMTTNRRLELYIHLVDFDDVTAFARYDHFVVGGPRENYKLVNLGEYSGNAGDALRSHINEAYTQENVFGYNPNYKWWGHRNCNLNGKYCGSKVLLDSWDGIWWGLWNMGKRYSLKSCKMLIRPKP; encoded by the exons ATGAAACCGGATAACATGAACAACTTGTCAAAAGAGCGATCTTCCCAAAACTCCAGCACTGAGAACAATTCG CACAGCAGTGATTCCGAAATGGAATTTGTTGGGACAAGCGCCCAGGGACTTCGGAAAACTAGAGAAAAACATAATCAAAAAATCTCTGATCTGGAGCGCAAGTTGGCAGAAgttgaaatcaattttaaagccCAAAAGGAAAAGGTCAATTTACTTGAAAACAGCATAAAGGATAAGGACAATTTTATTAAGACCTTACAAACGACGATCGATTTAGTTAACCAAACAAAAGAGTTCAGCATACAGAAAATGCAAACTCAAATCGACGATCTTCAAAGTGCTCTACATTTGAGCCGGAGTAATTGTTTTATTGGGGAAACCTCTGGTTCAGAGGACTCAAATGAAcaacacagaaagaaaattgACGAGTTAAATGCAGAAATTGCTAAATTGAAAAAGAAGAACAATGCAGTTGACACGACTCAGAAATATGAAAGCAACCTAAGAGAGAAAGAAGAGCAAATCGCCAGGctggaatttaaaattgacgaatcgaaacttaaaattatgaaattggaaaataaggtTCTGGAGAAGGATGATAagctaatgaaaatggaaaaacaattggcCCAGTTTTCCTCGAATACTGAGGACACAAGTGAATCCCCACATGTATTTCTCAACTCGTCAAAAATTCCTTCCATGAAATTAGTAACTCTTCCCGATTTCGAACCCTTTGGAGCAGTTTTTGAGGATATTCCTTCAGCCGGCACAGGTTGGATGGTCATCCAACGCCGTATCGATGGAAGTTTCGATTCAGAAATAGGtaacaaaatagaaaaaggtTGCGGAGATTTAGATGGAGAATTCTGGCTTGGCCTCGAAAAAATTCATAGGATGACAACAAATCGTAGACTTGAATTATATATTCACCTTGTTGACTTTGATGATGTAACTGCTTTTGCAAGATATGACCACTTTGTTGTCGGAGGCCCCAGGGAGAATTACAAATTGGTTAATCTTGGTGAATATTCGGGAAATGCTGGAGATGCCTTGAGGAGTCATATAAACGAAGCATATACTCAGGAAAATGTATTTGGTTATAATCCCAATTACAAATGGTGGGGCCATAGAAACTG taATTTGAATGGAAAATACTGCGGATCTAAAGTTCTTTTGGATAGCTGGGATGGAATTTGGTGGGGCCTTTGGAATATGGGGAAAAGATATTCTCTGAAATCGTGTAAAATGCTAATCAGACCAAAACcgtaa